The Peromyscus eremicus chromosome 16_21, PerEre_H2_v1, whole genome shotgun sequence genome includes the window GGGAGAAGAAATGCCAGGGGCCTTTTATGCCTTTCTCATTGTGTCCCCTCCCACCacccccgtctctctctctctcatacacacacacacactgtctctcacactctctcacacacagtctctcacacactctcacacattctctctcatacacactcacactctcacactcacatatacacacacacacactgtctctcacacacactcacattctccctcatacacactcacactcacatacacacacatacacacacacacacacacacacacacacacacacacactcatgccatCTGAGCTGTTGAAGCAAGCTGCAGACGGGGAGACACTGTCCTCCTTTGCTCTATGTTGCTGTGAAAACACTATTCTTGGGGGAAGAATGGGTTCCTATGGCTTGCAGATTACATTCTAcctctgagggaagtcagggcaggaactcaaggcagaaaactGACAcgggaggagtgctgcttactgacttactcagcctgctttctttctttttctttttcttttcttttctttttttttggtttttcgagacagggtttctctgtgtagctttgcgcctttcctggaactcacttggtagcccaggctggcctcgaactcacagagatccacctggctctgcctcccgagtgctgggattaaaggcgtgcgccaccaccgcccggctcagccttctttcttttatcactcaggaccacctgcccaggggtagcaccactcacaataggctgggccctcccacatctgtcattaatcaagaaaattccccacagacCTACCtaaaggccaatctgatgggacattttctcatttggggttccttcttctcagatgtcTCCAAATTGTGTCAAAttggccaaaacaaaacaaaataaaaaaaaaaaaaaaccaaaacaaatgctGCAcgattcctaaatggtcttataataaaaacccagagccagatattggggtaaatgctgaaagatcagaggaaacaagccacagctacttctcacctcgccaactcctccaCGAATCCAGACTGAATGcgtctgagtcctcagccgaaaggctctctacttcctgtctcctcacaccttatatgtcTTTTTCCACCCAGCcgtatcacttcctatctcaaccttcccagtgctgggattaattacGGGTGTACTTCCCAAATAACgttagcaaaggcatgagatctcaagtgctgggattaaaggtgtgtgtcaccattgcctggctctgtttctctcctagactgagtcaatctcatgtagcccagtgtggcctagaactcacagagatccagacggatctctgcctcccaagtgctaggattaaaggtgtgtggcaccactgcctgacttctgtttaactctgtggctggctctgtcctctgatcttcaggaaagctttacttcttagattacaaatatcaccacaaacaaacaaaaactagccagcacagtcatCTTTTCCCTTCAATAACTGATCATTTCCTAAAAACAGGACTGTTTTCCACATCCACAATGCATCTGTCATATCAGGAACTTAACATGGACACAAACTGTGCTCCAGTTGCTTGCCATTACTCAGAGTTCGCCAGTGCCCTCTGCCAAGTCCCTGGGTTTGGGCCCCCCTTTTTATCTGGAACAGCTTCAAGGTTACCCTGTATTTGAAGAACAGGTGTGTTTCTGAAGGGCCCAGGACAGGCAGTTTTGCAGAACGTCCATTGATTTTGATTTGTGTGCTCTTCCCTCCTCTTGGCCAGACCCAGGGAATGACACACTCTGCCCGAAGGCCATGACAGGGATGCTGAGTTTATGCCCCACTTCTGTGAGGGATTGTATTGTCTCCTGGCTGATGttaactttctgttttgttttcgaCAAGATTTCACGTAGTCCAGAGTAACCTAAGAAAACACCATTGCTATAGAGCCagtggtgaccttgaacttctggtcccgTCTCCACCTCTTGAGTTTTGGGATGACAGTTTATACGTCCCACAGGCTTCATACACCCTTGGCCTGCATGCTGTCAATtgggctccatctccagccctggTGCCAACTCTGACAGCATGGCTGGGGTAACCCGCCTTTCTATCTCCCTGAGAAGGTCCCCTGCCACTCATCGTAATTACTCGGTTATCTTGTGACCTGACAACCATGGAGATACTTTGGTCTTTCACACTCTAATATCAACATTGAACCAATTTTTATTGACAAGTGTCATCAAATAACATGTAGAGAAAACCTTTGGTCACACTGTGCCCCGTGAGGCTGTCCCCACCATGTCAGAGCAAAAtcccagctttttctttttctcctacttGATTTACAAGTCACTAATTTCGGAGGATACACAGTTGAGCAGTAGTATCCTAAGGTCCTGACAGAAAAGATATTTTACAGAGATGACTGTGTCTCCCCATTTGGCCATCAAAAAAATCAAAGGCAATAGACTCCAAGGAACTGGAATTCCCTCAGGAGTTAAATGCTAAAAAAATAGCAATGAGGGCAGCTTGTCCCCCACAAAGAAATTTCACTCAGTTCTACTTATAAGACCACTTTGCAGGAGAAACCTAAGAAGAGACAATAatgatgggcaggaccacactTTGATCAGACtgctttgctgtggaataatcctcttgtacactgtaaagattgttactcgaattggtttaataaaatgctgattggccaatagccaggcaggaagtataggcagggcaaccaaactaagaatgctgggaagaggaagggcagagtcaggagttgccagccagatgcagaggaagcaagatgagaatgctatACTGAGAAAGGGtatcaagccacgtggctaaacatagataagaattatgggttaatttaagtgtacaaactagtcagtaataagcctgagctactggccaagcatttataagtaatattaaacctatgagtcaattatttggaaagcagctgctgggtatttgggagttgctggtgggacagaaatcTCTGATTACACTGCCTAGCTGTGCACACCTCTGACCTTCATTCAAACCTAAACTCCAGGCTATTGACATGGCTGCCCCAGTAAAGGCGCACAAGTCCCGTagccttaaaaagccagatgcagctgTGGGGTGCAGATCTAGTCATGGAACTCATGGCAAGAAGCTTACAGACCAGTTAGCCTGGAGTGCAGAGAAacaaggagaccctgcctcagcaaggcaggaccagaggaaaccctgcctcagtaaGGCAGGAAGTACCAGAGGAAACCCTGCTTCAgaaaggtggaaggcaagaaccaactcctgtaagttgtccttgaacctccacatgtgtgccgtaGTATGTACACCCACCACATGCAATAATTAAAAGAGAAACTTCATGTTGGAGTCCCCTGAAGACAGACTGGTGGGGGTGGTCATTGGGCTTCCTCGGGCCTCTTCTCAAGGTGGCCACTTTGAATAAATCCCTTTTCTAGTTTTCACTATTAATTTTAATTGGCCTATTGAGTGTGGGCAATCATGGTCTGTTAGGGCTGTCAGGCCCCAGACTGCGAACCTAACTGGGGTAACAGTACATTATCAATCAGTCTTGGGGGGTTGCTGGAGGTAGTGTCTCATGTCTGAGTCATGATATAAGCTGTCCATGTTCCTATTGTAGAAACttgaaagtcacttttgcaaAAACCCCACCCTTTCACTTGAACCTACAGACACCCGCTGTGTGACTGAAAGGGTATAAAAGGCTTCCTGTGTCCTATGCAGTTAGATTCCTACTCCGAAGCTGAGGCAGAGATGACACGCGCCCATCCACAAGGTGCGCGTGGGTAGTCCGTGTTGGAGGATACCTGTTTTCTCGACCCACCTGCATCAGTGGTTTCCTTGTAGCTTTGACAGACACTTGATCAAACGAACTCAAAGGCTCATGGTTTGAGGGGTCAGAGGTCACCATGGGGGGAAGgcacagtggcaggtggatccctaGCAGTGGGAATATGCAGCTCAGATCTGAGGGCACAGGAAGCCGAGCTTAGCCGGGAACTATACCTGTCAAGATCCACCTCCAGCCATCCATCCACTTCCTCTATTGAGGCTCCATCTGCTAAAGGGTTCCACATGTGGAGATGTTCACAGGCTCACTTCAAACCCTAACATCACTCTTGACATCTGAACTTCAACAAAGCCTGTCTTCCACAGGCGCAGCACACTTCAGCATCACCCCATGTGCCAACGGTCTCCATCAGACTGGGGAAGTAGTACCTCCTTCTGATGTTGTATGTCTGGGGGCAGACCCATGTCCTCCTACCCCAAGAGCAATGTTCCAGACACATGGGAGTGACCAGATGCTTACTAGGGCAATCCATGGGACAACCCAGTTCCTGTTCTGGGCGAAGAGCTGTTGGGATGAAACATGTAAACTCTTGATTCAGGCCTGGTCACAGTACCCTACCTCGCAACACAAGTTGTTTAGGGCGATACCCCACAGGAAGGCCTTGGACAAAGGTGAGTGTTCATGGGGCTTTGTGGCTGTGGTGCTGAGCATTTCCCAGGCATGTAAAcacaagccagccagccagtcccaCTCCATCCAGAGGCACTGCGGACACCCAGCTTGGAGACAGGTCAGGTGATCCATACAGGTCCCGGGGCTGCACCTCACCCCAGGACATATAACATTACCCATGGCCTGATGCTGGGGACTCAGAGGGTTGTAGCTAGACACGGCTCATTGGCTATGAAGAGCAGAGAAAGGCGGAGAGCCCACACGGCTCGCCAGAGTGACTGGAGCAGCTCTCTTCCTTATGAAGCTGCCCCCGTCACCTGCTGTGTCTTTATGCTCTCAAGTTTTGTTTATAACCAGTGATAGGAACCTACCCCAAGGACATGGGACTagcatttttagaaaagaaactacaggggctggagagatggctcagcagttaagggcactggctgttctaccAGGACCAGGGTTCAACTTCCAAcacccacaggacagctcatgcctctaactccagttccaggggatctgacaccttcacaccaaagcacataaaataaatttaaataaattattaaaaaagggaaagaaactaCAGACGAAAACTTTACAAGTCTGTCACACCAATACTGTATCACTACAAATTTTATTCAGAAAcccatctttgtttttttttgttgttttttaaaaaaaaaatcccattatgAACTGGCTTGTCAACCAACTACAACACTGTCTAGCAGACACACGATAAAAACAGCTCGGCTCAGAATCGCCCAGATCTCTCTCGGTCTCTCGACCGCCTCCTGTCACGCTCTcgtcctccaccacctccacctcctccgcCGCCACCACGCCCACGGTCTCTGGATCGAGAACGCCGTTCCCGGGATCGGGACCTGGATCTATGCCTGGATCAAGGACAAGAATCAGCATCAGAGCACAGCACTGACAGATGAAGCCAGCAGCTTCAAGCCAAGCATGGGACGCACCCCAATTTTAGATGCTATTTTTAGGAAGGATGCACCTCCAAACTGAACATGTGTGATATACTCAGTATCCTATAGCTTTTACAACCAACCCAAATGCTGGGGGAAATCAGCACAGAACAGAGGCAGGATGGGCAGCAGTGAGGCCTGGATGCACACCCGGAAGACATCTACACTGACTTGCTGCTCACAGCCCTTCTCCAACCTGACCCACTCCTTGGGAATTGCTAGGCAGAGTCCATTAGGCTAATTTTTAGGGAGGAAGAGTTGCTTCTTGCTGACAATCAAAGCAATCCCAATAATATCTACTTCCTGAGCTATGTATATCAGGAGAGTGGTAGGGCTATCTAGATAGAACCAGTGAACTCACTTAACTCACACTGACCCCTGCTCTGCGACACAGGGCCAGGAACAAGAGCACAGTGCCCATGTCAGCAATACAGTGGGATGGCCATGTATGCAAACCAGACAAGCTGCACACCACCCGAAACCCTGCAGGCTCGTGCAGGTCTGGAGCACAGGCGTCCCTGTAGAGTGGGGCGAGCTTCTCCCAAGCACTTTGAAGTAATGCACCGGATCTGAACACACATTAGGGAAGAGGCAGTCCCAGGCCTGGTTTTCCTTTGGCAATGAGAAGCCTCCCACTTCACCATGCACCCAGAGGACTCACTTCTTACGCCGGCGCCCATACAGCTCCCGTCGCAGCTCTCTTGAGATTGGTTTCAGATGCATGAAGTTGCAAAAGCCCCCTCTTGTGCACTCTCTGTGGGTCAGATCCAGACATGTCACACTGTGCCCACGCTGACTGAGCTCCACCCACCACACCAGAGCGGTGCTCATACTTACCCCATTTCATACTGGCGGCAGCAGGCTTCCCTGAAGTCAGTTACTGGGGACAGCTCTGCATGGATTGGCTGCCCATTAAACCAACGGTTATTTAAGTCGATCACAGCTTTCTCTGCATCCTCCTCACGtcgaaactgaaaaaacaaaaaaaaagtgcttgccACTCCATTCCTGTGTTGCTATGTTTAATTCTCCACCCCACCACTGTTACACACACTCACTGAGGCAAACACTTATGGGCAGATGCAGTAAAACCTCGCCAATCCTCCTCATGACAGACCCCCGGACAGCCTAAGATCGCACCAAGTGTTGCCTACCTTTTCAAACCCAATCCACGAAGAGCAAATGTCAGATTGCTCCCATAGGAAGTTatttcagaaaaggaaacaaagcacACAGAC containing:
- the U2af1 gene encoding splicing factor U2AF 35 kDa subunit isoform X3, yielding MQEHYDEFFEEVFTEMEEKYGEVEEMNVCDNLGDHLVGNVYVKFRREEDAEKAVIDLNNRWFNGQPIHAELSPVTDFREACCRQYEMGECTRGGFCNFMHLKPISRELRRELYGRRRKKHRSRSRSRERRSRSRDRGRGGGGGGGGGGGRERDRRRSRDRERSGRF
- the U2af1 gene encoding splicing factor U2AF 35 kDa subunit isoform X2; this encodes MAEYLASIFGTEKDKVNCSFYFKIGACRHGDRCSRLHNKPTFSQTILIQNIYRNPQNSAQTADGSHCAVSDVEMQEHYDEFFEEVFTEMEEKYGEVEEMNVCDNLGDHLVGNVYVKFRREEDAEKAVIDLNNRWFNGQPIHAELSPVTDFREACCRQYEMGECTRGGFCNFMHLKPISRELRRELYGRRRKKHRSRSRSRERRSRSRDRGRGGGGGGGGGGGRERDRRRSRDRERSGRF
- the U2af1 gene encoding splicing factor U2AF 35 kDa subunit isoform X1, which encodes MAEYLASIFGTEKDKVNCSFYFKIGACRHGDRCSRLHNKPTFSQTIALLNIYRNPQNSSQSADGLRCAVSDVEMQEHYDEFFEEVFTEMEEKYGEVEEMNVCDNLGDHLVGNVYVKFRREEDAEKAVIDLNNRWFNGQPIHAELSPVTDFREACCRQYEMGECTRGGFCNFMHLKPISRELRRELYGRRRKKHRSRSRSRERRSRSRDRGRGGGGGGGGGGGRERDRRRSRDRERSGRF